Part of the Streptomyces antimycoticus genome, ATGCTGTTGGTCGTCACCCTCACGACCTTCGCCATCTTCTTCGTGATCCCGAAGTGGGCCGGTGCCGATCCCGCGCTGCTGTTCGTCGGCAAGCAGGCCGACCCCGCGGCCATCGAGGGCATCCGGCAGAAGCTCAGCCTCGGTGATCCGGTCCTCGTGCAGTTCTGGCACTTCGTCCAGGGCCTCTTCGTCGGCCGGGACTACGCCAGCGGTACAGACGTCACCCACTGCCCGGCGCCCTGCTTCGGCTACTCCTTCCGCACCGAGCAGGCGGTGTGGCCGCAGCTCACCGACGCCATGCCGGTGACCCTCTCGCTCGCCGCGGGCGCCTGCCTGCTGTGGCTGGTCGGCGGCATCACCACCGGTGTCGTCTCCGCGCTGCGCCGGGGCACCCTGTGGGACCGCTCGGCGATGACGGTCGCGCTGGCCGGTGTCTCGCTGCCGATCTACTTCACCGGTCTGCTCTCGCTGGCGATCTTCAGCTACTCGCTGAAGTGGGTCAACGTGGACTACAAGGGGCTCGGTGACGATCCGGCGATGTGGTTCGAGAGCCTGATCCTTCCGTGGATCACGCTCGCCTTCCTCTACGCGGCGATGTACGCCCGGCTCACCCGGGCCACCATGCTGGAGATCATGGGAGAGGACTACATCCGCACCGCTCGCGCCAAGGGTCTGCGGGAGCGGGTGGTCATCGGCCGGCACGCGATGCGCTCGACCTGGACCCCGGTCCTCACCCTGCTCGGTCTCGACCTGGGCGCGCTGCTGGGCGGCGCGGTCCTCACCGAGACCACCTACAACCTGCCCGGCCTCGGGCGGCTCGCGGTGAACGCGATCACCGAGAAGGACCTGCCGGTCATCCTCGGCGTCACCTTGATCGCGGCCGTCTTCATCGTGATCGCCAACCTCGTCGTGGACCTCCTGTACGCCGTCATCGACCCGCGAGTGAGGCTCGGATGACCGACCTGACCAAGCCCTCCGGACAGCCCGGGAACGGCGATCTGCCGGCCACCGGCACCGCCGCCGTGGGCGAGGTGGCCGCGGCGGGCTCGCCCGCCCCCACCGCCTTCCTCGAGGTGCGCGATCTGCACGTCCACTTCCCGACCGACGACGGTCTGGTGAAGTCCGTGGACGGGCTCAGCTTCCGGCTGGAGAAGGGCAAGACCCTCGGCATCGTCGGCGAGTCCGGCTCCGGCAAGTCCGTCACCTCGCTCGGCATCATGGGGCTGCACACCACCGGGCAGTACGGCCGCCGCAAGGCGCGGATCTCCGGTGAGATCTGGCTCAACGGCCAGGAGCTGCTGGGCGCCGACCCCGACGAGGTGCGCAAGCTGCGCGGCCGCGAGATGTCGATGATCTTCCAGGATCCGCTGTCCGCGCTGCACCCGTACTACACCATCGGCCGCCAGATCATCGAGGCGTACCGGGTGCACAACGAGGTCACCAAGGAGGTGGCCCGCAAGCGCGCGATCGAGCTTCTGGACCGCGTCGGCATCCCGCAGCCCGACAAGCGCGTGGATAGCTATCCGCACGAGTTCTCCGGCGGTATGCGCCAGCGCGCCATGATCGCGATGGCGCTGGTCAACAACCCCGAGCTCTTGATCGCGGATGAGCCGACCACCGCCCTGGACGTCACCGTCCAGGCGCAGATCCTCGACCTCATCCGGGATCTGCAGAAGGAGTTCGGCTCCGCGGTCATCGTCATCACCCATGACCTGGGCGTGGTCGCCGAGCTCGCCGACGATCTGCTGGTGATGTACGGCGGCCGCTGTGTCGAGCGCGGCCCGGCCGAGAAGGTCTTCTACGAGCCCCGGCACCCGTACACCTGGGGGCTGCTGGGCTCGATGCCCCGTATCGACCGCGACCAGACCGAGCGGCTGATCCCGGTCAAGGGCTCCCCGCCCAGCCTCATCAACGTGCCGTCCGGCTGCGCCTTCCACCCGCGCTGCCCGTACGCCGATGTGCCGAAGGACAACATCACGCGCACCGAGCGGCCGGAGCTCAGCGCAGCCGGGAGCGCCGGGCACTTCTCCGCGTGCCATATGTCGCAGGAGGAGCGCACCCGGATCTGGACCGAAGAGATTGCGCCGAAGCTGTGACCGACACGAAGGATCCGAAGATGACGGTCCCGGAGAAGGCGACGACGTCGCCCGAGCCCCTGCTCAAGGTGTCGGGTCTGGTCAAGCACTTCCCCATCAAGAAGGGGCTGCTGCAGCGGCAGGCCGGTGCGGTGCAGGCGGTCGACGGGCTCGACTTCGACGTCCGGCCGGGGGAGACCCTGGGCGTGGTGGGCGAGTCGGGCTGCGGCAAGTCCACCATGGGGCGGCTGGTCACCCGGCTGCTGGAACCCACCTCGGGCAAGATCGAGTTCGAGGGCAAGGACATCACGCATCTGAACACCGCTCAGATGCGGCCGATGCGCCGTGACGTCCAGATGATCTTCCAGGACCCGTACTCCTCGCTGAACCCCCGGCACACCGTCGGTGCGATCGTCAGCGCGCCCTTCCGGCTGCAGGGCGTCACCCCGGAGGGCGGCGTCAAGGCGGAGGTCCAGCGGCTGCTGGCGCTGGTCGGGCTCAACCCCGAGCACTACAACCGCTATCCGCACGAGTTCTCCGGCGGTCAGCGGCAGCGCATCGGCATCGCCCGGGCGCTGGCCCTCAAGCCCAAGCTGGTCGTCGCCGACGAACCGGTCTCGGCGCTGGACGTGTCCATCCAGGCGCAGGTGGTCAACCTGCTGGACGACCTCCAGGACGAGCTGGGCCTGACGTATGTGATCATCGCGCACGATCTGTCGGTCATCCGCCATGTGTCGGACCGGATCGCGGTGATGTACCTCGGGAAGATCGTCGAGCTGGCGGACCGCAAGGACCTCTATGAGCGTCCCATGCACCCGTACACCAAGGCGCTGCTGTCCGCGGTGCCGGTGCCGGACCCCAAGCGGCGCGCCAAGCGGGAGCGGATCCTGCTCAAGGGCGATGTGCCCTCGCCGATCTCGCCGCCGTCCGGCTGCCGCTTCCACACCCGGTGCTGGAAGGCGACCGAGGTGTGCAAGAGCCAGGAGCCGCCGCTGGTGACGCTGGCCACCGGCCACCAGGTGGCCTGCCATCACCCGGAGAACGCCGCGGACCAGGCGCCGCAGGAGATGCCCGGTGCCGAGGCGGGACAGAGGGTGACGAAGAAGACCGAAGGCTGAGACGGGACGGGGTCCGGACGGGACCGGGGGCATCCGCGGATAACAATGTCGGGTGCTCATCGAACTGTTCACCCCGTCCGTCCAGCACGCGCTCGAAGTCGCCGGGATCTTCGTCTTCGCGATGTCCGGCGCGCTGCTCGCCGTGCGGAAGAACTTCGATGTCTTCGGCATGGCGGTGCTCGCCGAGGCCACCGCGCTGGGCGGCGGGATCTTCCGCGACCTGGTGATCGGCGCGGTGCCGCCCATCGCCTTCACCGATCTCGGCTATTTCGTCACCCCGCTCGTGGCCACCGGCATCGTCTTCTTCCTCCACCCCGAGGTCGAGCGGATCACGGCGGCGGTGGGGGTCTTCGACGCGGCGGGCCTCGGGCTGTTCTGCGTCGAGGGCACGATGAAGGCGCACGACTTCGGGCTCGGCGTCACCGCGTCGGTCACCCTCGGCATGGCCACGGCGGTCGGTGGCGGCGTGATCCGCGACCTGCTCGCCCATGAGGTGCCCTCACTGCTGCGCTGGGACCGGGACCTGTACGCCGTCCCGGCCATCCTCGGCTCCTCCATAGCGGCGCTGCTGCTCCACTTCGACGCCCTCACGGCGGCCACGAGTGCGCTCGCGGCCGCCGTGACGTTTGTGGTGCGGCTGCTGGCGATGCGGTTCGGCTGGCGGGCGCCGCGGGCGTGGAACCGGCGCAGTACGGCGACGGAGGAGAGCTGAGGGGTTCGGGGCGCGGGCTGCACGCAGTGTGAATGCCCTTGCGGTTATATAGCCGGGTCGTTATGTTGGGGTCATGGCCATACCGTTCGATGTGCTCGCGGAGCCGAGTCGTCGGCAGATCCTGGACCTCCTGC contains:
- a CDS encoding ABC transporter ATP-binding protein, with the protein product MTDLTKPSGQPGNGDLPATGTAAVGEVAAAGSPAPTAFLEVRDLHVHFPTDDGLVKSVDGLSFRLEKGKTLGIVGESGSGKSVTSLGIMGLHTTGQYGRRKARISGEIWLNGQELLGADPDEVRKLRGREMSMIFQDPLSALHPYYTIGRQIIEAYRVHNEVTKEVARKRAIELLDRVGIPQPDKRVDSYPHEFSGGMRQRAMIAMALVNNPELLIADEPTTALDVTVQAQILDLIRDLQKEFGSAVIVITHDLGVVAELADDLLVMYGGRCVERGPAEKVFYEPRHPYTWGLLGSMPRIDRDQTERLIPVKGSPPSLINVPSGCAFHPRCPYADVPKDNITRTERPELSAAGSAGHFSACHMSQEERTRIWTEEIAPKL
- a CDS encoding ABC transporter permease — encoded protein: MFAVVVMLLVVTLTTFAIFFVIPKWAGADPALLFVGKQADPAAIEGIRQKLSLGDPVLVQFWHFVQGLFVGRDYASGTDVTHCPAPCFGYSFRTEQAVWPQLTDAMPVTLSLAAGACLLWLVGGITTGVVSALRRGTLWDRSAMTVALAGVSLPIYFTGLLSLAIFSYSLKWVNVDYKGLGDDPAMWFESLILPWITLAFLYAAMYARLTRATMLEIMGEDYIRTARAKGLRERVVIGRHAMRSTWTPVLTLLGLDLGALLGGAVLTETTYNLPGLGRLAVNAITEKDLPVILGVTLIAAVFIVIANLVVDLLYAVIDPRVRLG
- a CDS encoding ABC transporter ATP-binding protein, translating into MTVPEKATTSPEPLLKVSGLVKHFPIKKGLLQRQAGAVQAVDGLDFDVRPGETLGVVGESGCGKSTMGRLVTRLLEPTSGKIEFEGKDITHLNTAQMRPMRRDVQMIFQDPYSSLNPRHTVGAIVSAPFRLQGVTPEGGVKAEVQRLLALVGLNPEHYNRYPHEFSGGQRQRIGIARALALKPKLVVADEPVSALDVSIQAQVVNLLDDLQDELGLTYVIIAHDLSVIRHVSDRIAVMYLGKIVELADRKDLYERPMHPYTKALLSAVPVPDPKRRAKRERILLKGDVPSPISPPSGCRFHTRCWKATEVCKSQEPPLVTLATGHQVACHHPENAADQAPQEMPGAEAGQRVTKKTEG
- a CDS encoding trimeric intracellular cation channel family protein — protein: MLIELFTPSVQHALEVAGIFVFAMSGALLAVRKNFDVFGMAVLAEATALGGGIFRDLVIGAVPPIAFTDLGYFVTPLVATGIVFFLHPEVERITAAVGVFDAAGLGLFCVEGTMKAHDFGLGVTASVTLGMATAVGGGVIRDLLAHEVPSLLRWDRDLYAVPAILGSSIAALLLHFDALTAATSALAAAVTFVVRLLAMRFGWRAPRAWNRRSTATEES